The sequence below is a genomic window from Deltaproteobacteria bacterium.
GAAGAATGGTGTTGGGCAGGCGCTTCCAGATGATATCGAGCACGGGTTCACCGTAGTGAAACGAAATGCCGAAATTGCCGCCGAAGAAATTTTTCAGATAGTACAGATACTGTGTCCATATGGGTTGATCCAATCCCAACTGAGAAATGACGTGCTGCACGTCTTCGGGCGTCCACATGGGGTCCACCATGCGTGCAACGGGATCACCGGGCGCGATCCGAAACAGCACGAACAGAACCGTCAGTATCACGAAGAATATGACGCCAATTTCCACCAGCCTCCTGAGTATGAATTTTCTGAGCTCCATATTTTCTGCCTCTGTATATATATGCGGAAGCCCTACTTCTTTGAGCCTGTCCGTTCCACACGGCCATTGAACATCGTGACACCGAGCAGAAAATATAACGTTCCTGCCCCGTTTTTATTTTCAAATGGCAAATCGTATGACACGTGAATTGACCCTCGGTCTACTTAGCCTGAACCAGAAAACCATGTATTGCAGGGATCTATCAGTAGTTTTAATCCCGGTTGCCGGAGGACAACCCGCGACACGCATCAGCCATCAATGGGTTTGACGCAACAGAACGACCAGATGTTGCCGATCCCCTCGACCATCTCCACCCATCCGGAAAAACGATCCGTGCGGGCCGCCTCCAGCACGTTGGGGTTGTACAGCGGTATATAGGGAACGTCCTCCATTAGTATCCGCTGCATTTCCCATATGGTTTCACGGCGTTTGTATCGATCCATCTGTCCGCGCTGCTTGTTCCTGAGTGCGTCGAATGTCTTGTTCCGGTAGCCGCTCATGTTCCAGCCGCGCTCCTTGTCCTGCTTCGAATAGAAAAACGTCCCCACGTAATCAGGATCCAGATTGAGTTTTCCATACCCCAGGATAAAAGCGTCGAAATCCCGTTTGCCCTTCACCTGCTCCAGAAGGGCGCTGAAGGCCATGGGGCGGGCATAGACCATTATGCCCAGATCACGCATCCACTCCTGAATCATCAACCCGGCAAAGGCCCGCCGGGGGTCATAGTCGGCCGGAGGCGTCAGGATCGTGATCCGCTGCATGGGGGTTCCGTTCGGTAAGCGCAATTCTTCACCCCTGGTTACCCTGCCCTGACTGTCAACCGGCGGAACCTCCCAACTGTATCCCCTGGCCTTCAAAAGTTCATAAGCCAGTTTGACACGCCGATCATGGTCCAGCCCCTCGCCGTAGCGTACAACCCGGGGATTGTGATAAAACGCGTTTCCCGGCGGCACCACCGAATTCAACACGGTGCCGTACCCTTGCAGAATCCGTGAAATGATAAACTCCTTGTCGATGATCGTGGCGATGGCCCTCCTCAAAACGACATCGTCAAAGGGCGGTTTGCGGACATTGAACCCCATGTAATAAAGAGCGCTTTTCTGATTGTGAAATACGCGGATGTGAGGCTCAAGCGTCAGATTCTCGATGTAGCCGGGTTGGATCCCCCACCAGAACATGTCGATGTTGCCCTTTTTGAGAGCCAGGATGGCCACGTCCGAAGTCCCGTAGAACTCGAACAGAATACTGTCGATAAAGGGCCCCAGCAAATGCCCGCCGATCTCCTGGCCGCTGCCGAAGAAGTAGGGATTTCTCACCATGTGCAGGTAGGCACCCGCTTTATATTCCTTGACCACGAAGGGGCCGGTTCCCATGGGGTGTTCGATCCGAAAGCTCTGCAGCGTTCTAAGCGGCTTCTCGGCCTTTTGGGCCGCCTCGGTCAGTGCTTTCCACTCCCTGCTAGAAACGATCGGTGCAATCAGCGCCCTGGATAAAAAGGTGGCCGAAGGCTTTTTCAAATAAAAAATCACCGTGTGTGCATCCGGTGTCTCAATCTTTTTTATCGCCTTCCATCTGCTGGCATAACCCGGAATGTTAAAATCGGTGATGATCCTGCCGGTGAACACCACATCGTCGGCGGTGAAATCCGATCCATCAGCCCATTTTGCTTTTCTCAGCCCGATCCTGTAGGAGATGTTTTCCTCATCATACACCGGTGCTTCGACCGCCAACCATGGTATCAGTTCCAGGGTCTTCGGGTCGCGGATATACAACGCCTGGTAGATCTGGGTCAAAATCTTGCGTGAATTCGCATCGCTTGCCAGCCAGATGTTGAGCGTTCTGGGCTCCTCGGGCAAACCGATGCGCAGCATGCGCTCCGGTGTGTCACCCCGACAGGCAACAAACAGGGTCAAAACCAGCGTAAACAGCATCCAGGCCGGCCATCTGCCGGCGGCACTCTTTTTATTTTCTGTACGGTCTTGTGTTCTCATGCTTCAGTTCTGCCACTTTCCGTTCGATAAAATCGATGACATCCGCTTCGAGTTTGACCCCATCGAGACGGTTGATTCTCGGTATGCCGCCCGGGCTCACGCAGTTTATCTCCACCAGTTTATCTCCGATCAGATCGATTCCCACAAAATAAAGGCCGTCGCAAATGAGCTTGTCCTTGATGGCCGCGCATATCTCACGCTGCTTCCGGTCGACCCGATGTTTGTGTACGGTTCCACCGGCATGGACGTTGGTGCGGAAATCCCCCTCTCTGGGCGTTCTGCGGTATGCGCCCATTATCTCGCCGTTCAGCAGCAAGATGCGGACATCGCCGTGGGATTTTACGACATGGATGTATTCCTGTACCATGATTTGTTCACGTTCGGGGTACCTTTTGTAGTCCTTGACATAGTAGCCGATCAGGGAATTGAGGTTTTCCTGGTCGCGGTTGCTTACCTTGATGACCCCTTCTCCGCCAAACCGCTGCAACGGTTTGATCACCATGGCACCGCCGAAATCGTCGATTATCTTCTTTAGCCGCAAGGGGTCCCTGGAGACATGGGTTTCGGGAATGATACCCGGAAAATTGAGGATGTAGAGTTTGCTGTTGCCCAATATCTGGCCGCCGGTGCTGTTGATCATGAATACATTGCCGTTCACGGGCGCCAGCAATTCCATGACCTGGTAGTTCAAGGGCGGGTTTTTCCTTAAAAACAAGGCGTCCAGATCCGTCAGGATCTCGAAAATGAGGTCGTCTTTTTGCAGGCATTGAATCAGGCACTTCCAGTAGTCGACAATGCCCAGATCCGGCGGCACGGTGATGTTCCACATTCTTGCCACCACCCGGTTGTCCCTGATGTACACATCGTGGGGCTCGAGAAAATAGACCGTATGCCCCCGTTGATTGCATTCGTACATCAAGTAACTGGTGGTTTCCCATTGTGGATCAATCGTTTCCAGATTGTCCATCATAAAGGCGATTTCCATGCGATCCTCGGTTTGTGAGAATAATTCGCGCAGCATACCTTTCTTCAAACAAAAATGCAAACAGATACAAAATTCAACTATTGAAGATTCCCCGTCGCAAGCTGCGGGGAATGCGCTCGCTTTCTTCGGTTCAAGTCGTGATAAATGATCTTTAATCTTTCACAGTTTACCCGGGATGGGACCCCTGCTTTATTTTTTCATGCAGGGTGCGGATGCGGCTGCTCAACACTTTGCAGATCGTCAATGCTATCTGGGGATACTCCCTGACGATTTCGTTGAATTCCTGTTTGTGCAGGACCAGCAATCGGGACTCACTTTCCGTACGGATGGTGGCCGAGCGGGGGACGTCCTCGAAGAGTGCCATTTCCCCGAAATAGTCCCCCTCCCGGATACGATCCACTTCAATTTCGTTTCCCCCGGCATCGCCGATGTGAACGGACACCTCCCCGCTGATGATCAGGTACATGGTTTCTCCCATGTCCCCTCTTTTGATGACGATCTCACCGGGTTCATATTGCACCTCCTCCGTCACCGATCCGACGGCCGCCAGTTCCGATACGGTGAGCCCCTCGAACATTTCAATTTTCTTCAACAGCAGTATCTTGTCGGTAATGACAACCTCTTTGGCCATGTCACGCTCCTTTGCACGTTCCAGCAGCCCGGCGTTGATCAACACCTTGCGGGCGGCCTTCTTCAGGGAATCTTCCGCGGTCGCTTCGAGAGTCATCAAGGCGTCCCGGTCCGTCTCTTCCAACCGCTCCGGGGCAATCAGATTCAGATAGAGGTGGAGCGACAACCATTCATTCCGCTCTTCCAGCCACTCCAGATAGCTTTGCTTGCCCTCACCGAACGCGGGAAGTTTGAAGTGCCGCCTCCCGACAGCCAGTTTCTCCGAGAAAGACGCCCCCCCTAAAAGCGGCAGCAGAATCTTCGACAGGGACCGGTCCAGAAGATCGTCCAACGCTTCCATGCTGTTGGCTCTCTGCATGCCGTCCGCAGAATAAATTCCCCGTCCGACGATCTTCATCTGTCCGGTTTTGTCCTGCAAGGCCAGCACCCGCAACACATTTTCGATTTCCAGTCTGCTTTTCTGCTCCAGGTGATCCACCAGGAGGCTGCGGGCTTCGGAATCGGGATACCTTTTGACATACGCCACCGCCACGAGATAGGCATAGCATGCATTCAGTTGCGTCCGTGCAAAACGATAGGCTTCGATATCGCCGATATTCAGCGTTTCCAAAAGGTCGAAAACACCTTCGCGGATCTTGCGCCGCGGTATGTTGAGCGACTCGATCAGCAACTGGCCGTTCTGGTACTCGGCCGCTTTGATCTTTTCCCTGGCCAGGCGGTGCAGTGTTTCGGAAGCGTCGCCCATCATGGCTATCGCCACCCTCAGCGTGTCATCATCTTCGATGTTGAACGCTTCCAGGGCGGACCGGCGCACCTGTTGATCGTCGTGACCGAGAAAGGGCTTGACGAGTCCGTTGATACCGGGTGCGTCGAGCTGATGCAGGCTCTGGATCACCCGGTGGGCCATGAAGTGGTTTTCTTCCTCCGCCAGAATCTCCTTCAGTTGTTCAACAAAGCGGGCATCTTTCGAGGCCCCGGCGGCAATGACACCCGCCAGCCGGTCGTCCCGGGAAGAGGCCTGCAGCCACGTGTCGATGATATTGCAGTACTTTTCCGGCTCCCGGCGGCAGAGGCCCGCGGCTGCAAGGGCTCTGACCTCGGGAGCCTCCGCTTGCGCATACGCCTCGCGATTGAGCTGCCAAGACAACGCCAGGTCCAGCCGGTTGGCCGCCGTAATGATGGCGGCCATCAGGGCCGGCTTGCGATAGTCGACCAGTTTGGGAAAAACCTCGGCCGCCTCCGCCTCCGGTGCCGAAGAAAGCAGGGCGAGAAGTCCTATGCGGGTCTGGTCGTCCTGTTCCTGCAACATGTTCAGAATGTTGGCGTCCAGTTCTTCGACCGCCAGCGACTTCATCAGGCCCGCATACCACAGGCACTCTTTCCCACGCGTCGCGCGGAAAGTCTCCATCAGCTGTTCGCGAATCTTCCTGTCCCGGAAAAGCTCGTCCATATCCCGCTTTTCCATGGATTTCAGGTCCAGCATCCCCTTGGAAATCAGATTCAGCAATATCCTGGAATAGTTGCGCTTTAGAATGTAGGGGGTGATGGCCATGGCCACCACAACGGGCAGGGCCACCAGCGAGAGGTAGCGGGGGTGAAACAGCTGGTTGAAAACGACCATGAGGCCCGCCCCGGTAAGTGTCCCGGCCTTGATGGCATAGCCCCTTAAAAACGGCATCATCACGGCCCGCTGGTCGGACGGCAGCAGCCCCGTGAGGACCGCCCGGGCCGGGAGGTGAATGGTGGATTTCAGCACATTGGTGGACAAACGGGCATAACCCGCTGCAAACTTGTTAAACCGCAAAAGCAGCCCTACAAAGGCCAGAATGTAGTTCACCGGATGAATCATCAAGGCCGTGGGCAGACCCCAGCGGCCGTAGAATCTGCCCACGAACAGCAGGATCACCAGGCTGATCGCGCTCATGGTGCCCCTGAAATAGCTCAAGAATGCCAGTTTACCCGGCTCCAGGTTGAAACTTTCGTCGACAACCACATTGAACTGAAAGTTCATGATCGGCAGGACCACATTGGGAAGCAGAAACAGCAGGATCAGGATCTTGATCAGCAGCGATCCCCTGATCATCGGCCTCACCCGTTTGAACTGGTCCAGGAAACCGGGCTTTTTTTTCTTTCCGCCGCCCCTTTTTTCCTTCACCAGCAGTGTGGGAAAATTTTTTCCGATCTGTCCCAGCACCACGGCCCCGGCAAGCATGATCAGAGTATAGATCAAAAGCAGGTTGTCCAGATCGATGGTTCGCGCCATGTAGGGCGTGCCGAAGCTCAAAATGATCTGGCTCACGATGGCACCGGCGGAAATCAGCGGGAAAAGCCTTTTGGACTGGCGGACGTTGAAAAGGTCGTTGGTCAGATTCAGATACAGCAGGCTGATCACCGACTCGAATTGCGTCTTCAACACATACAGCACCGGGTAGATCAGAGGGAATCCCATGGGAATCAGCAACCGGAGGATGCCGATGGCCGTGCCGCAGAAAATGAAAATAATGGCTAGCAGGCGGGTGCCGGGCATGCGGGCGATGAACCCGGACAGGAAACTGATGATGCCCACCGCCAGAATCGCGTTGAGGAACATGATGATGGGCATCTTCTGTACGTCGTACCGTGACAGAAAGGTCGTGTCGGCGTAGTTGCTCAGGATGATGAAGCCGCCCACCAGCAGGAAGCGCAGCACCAGGGTCCAGAAAAACAGCCCGGTTTCATCCGCATAGATGTTCAGCCAGCTGCGCAGGGTTTTCAGCATTCAAGTCATCCTGTTTGATGAATTCCGGCTACGATTCCGTTTGTTAAAGCGCTTCCCTGGCCACTCTGAACCCGATGATCTTGATCCGGTTGGACGGGTGTGAATAGGCCCGGTTGGCGGAACGCAGGTCATACCATTTCGAAGCCCAGCCACCGCCGCGGCGCACCCGATGGTTGCCCTCGGATGGGCCCGTGGGGTCCTTGACGGGTTCCAGATCGTAATCGCCATACCAGTCCTGGCACCATTCCCAGACGTTGCCTTGCATGTCGTAAAGCCCCCAGGCATTGGGGGCAAAGGTCTTGACCGGGGCCGGTTTTCCGGCGTCAAGCTTCAGCGTATGCAGGTACTGCAGGCAGGCCCCCGACCCCTTTTTGTTCCCGTACATGGCTTTGTCGCACTCGATCTTGTCCCCCCACGAAAAAGGCGTCTGCGTACCCGCCCGGCAGGCGTATTCCCACTCCGCCTCCGTGGGCAGCCGGTACACCCCTTCGCCCCTCGCGTTGAGTTTCTCGATAAATTTCTGGCAGTCATTCCACGAAACGCGGGTAACCGGCATGTTGCCGGCGCCCCGTCGCCACCCAATCAGCGGCTTGCCCATGATGCTTTCCCACTGATCGACGGTCACTTCCGTGGACTGCATGTATATCGGCTTGGTCAGCGTGACGGTATGCTGTTCCTCTCCGCCGTGTCTGTCCCGCCCGGCTTCGTTTTCCGGGCTGCCCATGACAAACGTGCCTGCCGGAATAAGGACAAAGGTCATACCGATGGTGTTGCGATAGGTTTTTTCAAGGGCCAGGCTGGGTTGCGGACCCGCCAGCGCCGTCAGCAAAACCAGAAGGACAAGATAAAAAGGTGTGTGTCTGACTGTGCTGTTCGTGTGCATGACATCCCCCTTCACAGTTGCCGCCTCTTGTTGTGGTTAATTGAATATTATCACATATTACCGCTAAATAAAATTGAATTTACCCCTGTTTTCCATCCGCGGACAAGCCCTCGCCGGCCGGGGCACGGTTGCGATTCGAACGGGAAACTGATTGACACGCCGTTGCCCTTCCTCTATTTTTCCCGCCAGGAAAATGAAACGAGAAAGCGGTTGCCCAAAAAACATTCCGAATAGCGTCCATCGTAATCGAGTTTCAATCGGAACAGACTTATGGAAATCGATATCATCCGGATTCGTTCCCCTTTTTCTCATGACAGCGCCCTTTAGCCAAGATGAAACTGAAAATCCTGCCGACATGGCAACCCTGACGAGGCTGGCGCAGGCCGGCGCTTCTGAATGCCGGCTGATCCGCCGCGGTGATTTTCCGTCCGATATGGAGATGTCGCCTACCCCCTGCCGGTGGTTTCCCGACATTCAATCCCTGGGCCTCATGTGGGAAGGGGCGCTTCCCACTGCCCGGCAATTGACACAAATCACCGGCATTGAAGGCCTGAAATCGATTTTTTGGGAGGCCGGTTCCGGCCGGGCGGATGCCATGCAGCAGGTGTTGTGGCAGGCCTCTCGAAACGGGGTGTGGAACCACCTTGTGTTTTCGGCGCAAAACAGACGCGCGGATGACGCTCTTTTGGGGTTTGCCCTGAACAATCCCAATATCGTCAACTCCTACAGTTTTTGCGCTGACCGGATCGTCACCACCATCCCCGGGGTGGAAGAGCGCCTGGCATCCCTCCAAAAATACGCGCGGGTGAAGCCGCTGCCGGGAAAGCCGCTTTGGAAAACGTTGGGCACGCCAGAATTATTGCTACAATTCTTGAACCGATTCGGTCATCGGCAGGTTCGGAACTGGATGCTGATGAAAAAAGACAACCGGGTTCACCGCATCGGTCGGTCCATTGTCTATTGTTATCGTCGGCCGCACGAACTCCCCGAAGGCTTCATGGAAGAAATCTGCAAAATGGTGGGGGCCGGTGGCTCTGTTGCCATGCAGCAGGTCAGATACAACCTCGAAAGAGCCTTTCTGATCGCCTATGCCATGGAATTCAACTGCATCGTCGGCAATTCCAGCCTGAAGCACCCCCGACCGGCGTACATAACGAGGCTGAACCGGCAAACCGGACTCGATTTCACTGGCTACCTCGAGAGGGGATACACCTCCGTAAGGCCTGAATACAGGGGGGCGGCGATCGGAACGCGGCTGCTTGAAGGACTGACCAAACGCACCGGTGGGAAAAAACTCTACTCGATCATTGCCGAAGACAACGTCGCCACCCAGAAAATAGCGACCCGCAACCGGACGCGTAAGATAGCCACCTTTTTCAGTGAAAAAGCAGGCAAGGAAGTGGGGGTTTGGGTCCCCGAGTAAACGATTCTGCGCTCATTCCAGGGGGAATGCGCACAGAATCTTTTTTGTGACGCGGCTGCGCCGCTGTTATTACGGGCAGATTTGATGTACAGTGAGGGGGTTCCCGCGGGGTTGTCCCCGGGGTTTTCTGTTAATTGCCGGCAAACTGAACGCTTCGCCGCTATCAGAATTATTTACTTTGTGTTCTTTAGTGTCTTTGTGGTTGAAAAATGCAAATTGGCATCATCACCGTACGCGACGGCAGCTACCACCCCAACGGCCGGCTCATGGAGGCGGCGGCCGCACGCGGCCACCGGGCGGAGCTGATCCACCCCTACAGGCTGTGGCCCTGGATAGACAGCCGGGGGCTGGGATGCCAGGGAGAGCCGGATCCCCAATCCCTGGATGTGGTCCTGCCGCGCCAGGGAGCCACCATCGGCGATTCCAGCCTGGCGCTCCTCCACCACCTCGGCTGCATGGGACTACCCCTGGTCAATGATGCCGATGCCGTCCGCCTGTCCCGCAGTCAAATTTTAACCCTGCAGGCACTGGCGACCAGGAAGCTGCCGGTGCCGGAAACCCTGTTCGTCAACTCGCCGGCCGGCTTCGACAGGGCCGTCGTTCTGCTGGGCGGCTATCCCGTGGTGGTCAAACAGGTCAGCGGCCGCCAGGGTACCGGGATCCGCCTGGTGGAAGATAGCGCACGGGCGCAGGCGGTGATCGCAAACGAACTCGATCGGCGCGCCGGAATCCTGGTGCAGCGCTTTATCCCCCCCGCCAACCGCCGTGACATACGGGTAATGGTGGTGGCCGGAAGAATCGCGGGCGCCATGGAGATGAAACCCCGGCAGGGAGACTTCCGGGCCAACTTCCATCTTACCGGTGAAAGCCGTGCCGTCCGGCTTGCCCGGGGGCATGAAAAGCTGGCCCTGGAGGCGACCGGCGCCACCGGTCTGGACATCGCCGGCGTGGACATGATCGTAGACGGCCACGGCCGGAGCTATATCGTCGAAGTCAACTATTCGCCGGGATTCAAAGGGCTGGAAAAAGCCACCGGACTGGACATCGCCGGCTGCATGATCGATTGTGCGGCAGCCAAGTCCGGCGCCCGGGAGGCGGGTAAAATTAAAAAAACAAACACCAAACACTAAACACAATAAAATGCGCATCGAAAACCTCAGAATGGAAAACGCCGCCGGCCTCGTGCGTGCCGCCGCTACGGTCAGATGGGAAACCTGCCGGGAGCCGGACAAGAACATTTACATCGAAACAGAGGAAACCTTTGCGGAAAGCTTTTCCTGCAATCCGCATGCCTTTCTGGTGGGATGCATCATCCCGGCCATGCACTTCGGGGAGAAACGCCTGAAAATCGATGCGGCCGTCTGCCCCTACCTGAAGGAAGGCCTGGACCTGGTGATGGCCTTGATGCATGAATGGTCGCACGGAGCCTACCTTCCCCTGTCCCTGGAAACCGGCACCGCTTCGCTGGCTCCTTTTCAGAATATCAAACGCCAGGCCGGGCTATTCCTGTCC
It includes:
- a CDS encoding ABC transporter substrate-binding protein, translated to MRTQDRTENKKSAAGRWPAWMLFTLVLTLFVACRGDTPERMLRIGLPEEPRTLNIWLASDANSRKILTQIYQALYIRDPKTLELIPWLAVEAPVYDEENISYRIGLRKAKWADGSDFTADDVVFTGRIITDFNIPGYASRWKAIKKIETPDAHTVIFYLKKPSATFLSRALIAPIVSSREWKALTEAAQKAEKPLRTLQSFRIEHPMGTGPFVVKEYKAGAYLHMVRNPYFFGSGQEIGGHLLGPFIDSILFEFYGTSDVAILALKKGNIDMFWWGIQPGYIENLTLEPHIRVFHNQKSALYYMGFNVRKPPFDDVVLRRAIATIIDKEFIISRILQGYGTVLNSVVPPGNAFYHNPRVVRYGEGLDHDRRVKLAYELLKARGYSWEVPPVDSQGRVTRGEELRLPNGTPMQRITILTPPADYDPRRAFAGLMIQEWMRDLGIMVYARPMAFSALLEQVKGKRDFDAFILGYGKLNLDPDYVGTFFYSKQDKERGWNMSGYRNKTFDALRNKQRGQMDRYKRRETIWEMQRILMEDVPYIPLYNPNVLEAARTDRFSGWVEMVEGIGNIWSFCCVKPIDG
- a CDS encoding glutathione synthase, with protein sequence MEIAFMMDNLETIDPQWETTSYLMYECNQRGHTVYFLEPHDVYIRDNRVVARMWNITVPPDLGIVDYWKCLIQCLQKDDLIFEILTDLDALFLRKNPPLNYQVMELLAPVNGNVFMINSTGGQILGNSKLYILNFPGIIPETHVSRDPLRLKKIIDDFGGAMVIKPLQRFGGEGVIKVSNRDQENLNSLIGYYVKDYKRYPEREQIMVQEYIHVVKSHGDVRILLLNGEIMGAYRRTPREGDFRTNVHAGGTVHKHRVDRKQREICAAIKDKLICDGLYFVGIDLIGDKLVEINCVSPGGIPRINRLDGVKLEADVIDFIERKVAELKHENTRPYRK
- a CDS encoding cyclic nucleotide-binding domain-containing protein; the encoded protein is MLKTLRSWLNIYADETGLFFWTLVLRFLLVGGFIILSNYADTTFLSRYDVQKMPIIMFLNAILAVGIISFLSGFIARMPGTRLLAIIFIFCGTAIGILRLLIPMGFPLIYPVLYVLKTQFESVISLLYLNLTNDLFNVRQSKRLFPLISAGAIVSQIILSFGTPYMARTIDLDNLLLIYTLIMLAGAVVLGQIGKNFPTLLVKEKRGGGKKKKPGFLDQFKRVRPMIRGSLLIKILILLFLLPNVVLPIMNFQFNVVVDESFNLEPGKLAFLSYFRGTMSAISLVILLFVGRFYGRWGLPTALMIHPVNYILAFVGLLLRFNKFAAGYARLSTNVLKSTIHLPARAVLTGLLPSDQRAVMMPFLRGYAIKAGTLTGAGLMVVFNQLFHPRYLSLVALPVVVAMAITPYILKRNYSRILLNLISKGMLDLKSMEKRDMDELFRDRKIREQLMETFRATRGKECLWYAGLMKSLAVEELDANILNMLQEQDDQTRIGLLALLSSAPEAEAAEVFPKLVDYRKPALMAAIITAANRLDLALSWQLNREAYAQAEAPEVRALAAAGLCRREPEKYCNIIDTWLQASSRDDRLAGVIAAGASKDARFVEQLKEILAEEENHFMAHRVIQSLHQLDAPGINGLVKPFLGHDDQQVRRSALEAFNIEDDDTLRVAIAMMGDASETLHRLAREKIKAAEYQNGQLLIESLNIPRRKIREGVFDLLETLNIGDIEAYRFARTQLNACYAYLVAVAYVKRYPDSEARSLLVDHLEQKSRLEIENVLRVLALQDKTGQMKIVGRGIYSADGMQRANSMEALDDLLDRSLSKILLPLLGGASFSEKLAVGRRHFKLPAFGEGKQSYLEWLEERNEWLSLHLYLNLIAPERLEETDRDALMTLEATAEDSLKKAARKVLINAGLLERAKERDMAKEVVITDKILLLKKIEMFEGLTVSELAAVGSVTEEVQYEPGEIVIKRGDMGETMYLIISGEVSVHIGDAGGNEIEVDRIREGDYFGEMALFEDVPRSATIRTESESRLLVLHKQEFNEIVREYPQIALTICKVLSSRIRTLHEKIKQGSHPG
- a CDS encoding formylglycine-generating enzyme family protein gives rise to the protein MHTNSTVRHTPFYLVLLVLLTALAGPQPSLALEKTYRNTIGMTFVLIPAGTFVMGSPENEAGRDRHGGEEQHTVTLTKPIYMQSTEVTVDQWESIMGKPLIGWRRGAGNMPVTRVSWNDCQKFIEKLNARGEGVYRLPTEAEWEYACRAGTQTPFSWGDKIECDKAMYGNKKGSGACLQYLHTLKLDAGKPAPVKTFAPNAWGLYDMQGNVWEWCQDWYGDYDLEPVKDPTGPSEGNHRVRRGGGWASKWYDLRSANRAYSHPSNRIKIIGFRVAREAL
- a CDS encoding RimK family alpha-L-glutamate ligase, encoding MQIGIITVRDGSYHPNGRLMEAAAARGHRAELIHPYRLWPWIDSRGLGCQGEPDPQSLDVVLPRQGATIGDSSLALLHHLGCMGLPLVNDADAVRLSRSQILTLQALATRKLPVPETLFVNSPAGFDRAVVLLGGYPVVVKQVSGRQGTGIRLVEDSARAQAVIANELDRRAGILVQRFIPPANRRDIRVMVVAGRIAGAMEMKPRQGDFRANFHLTGESRAVRLARGHEKLALEATGATGLDIAGVDMIVDGHGRSYIVEVNYSPGFKGLEKATGLDIAGCMIDCAAAKSGAREAGKIKKTNTKH